Genomic DNA from Catellatospora sp. TT07R-123:
CGGCGTTCCTGCTCGGCGTGCGGGAGCTGGCCGCCGCGGCCGGATCGGGGTTCGACGTCCTGCTGTACACCGGTTTCGAACCAGCCGAGCTGGACGCGGACCGCCGCGCCGCCGCGGACCTGGCCGACGTGCTCATCACCGGCAGGTATGTCGTCACCGAGCCGACCGGGCTCATCTGGCGGGGTTCGGCGAACCAGCGGATGCTGCTCCAGACCCCGCTGGCCGAGCTGCGCTACGCCGCCTACCTGGACCACGAGCCGGACACCCCGCCGATCCAGGTCGAGACGACCTCGGACGGCAGGGCGTGGTGGGTCGGGGTGCCGAACCGGCCGGGCACCAAGCAGGAGGTCGAGTCGGCCCTGGCGTCGCTCGGCTACACGGTGGAGTCGGTCAGCTGGCGGCGCCCGCGCTGACCCGTACACACCGATACGGCCCGGATCCTCCTCGGATCCGGGCCGTATCGGTGTGCGGCTGCACCGTCAGGGCGTGCCGGGGTGGCCCGGCTCGGTCGGGTGCGCGCTGGCGGCGGGTACGGCCGCCGGGCGGCCGGGGTTCAGGGGCATCCGGCTCCGCAGCAGCCGCCGCATCCAGGTCAGCTCGCCGGGGCGGCGGGCCAGCATCTCCGCCTCGGCCTTGATCCGGTCGGCCGCGGCGTCGCAGCGGCCGAGCTCGTCCTGGTACTGCTCGGCCCGCTTGGCCCGCATCTCGGTCAGCTTCCGGCGCAGCGCGGCGGCCTCGGCCACGTCGGCCCGCAGCAGGGCCAGCCGCGGCTCCGCCCGGCGCCTGCGGCTGCCGAACCACCGGAACTGGTGGATCTCCGGGCGCGGCCGGTGGAACCCGGCGTTGATCGCGATCGCCCCCGTCACCAGGTACAGCAGGAGCAGGAGCATCGCGTTCAGCCCGGCCGAGCTGTCCGTCGCGGTCGCCGCGGCCCCGCTGTTCACGAAGGCGTTCAGCGGGTCGCCGGAGGCCGGCGGCGGCGCCAGCAGCCGGAACACGAACGCCCCGATCCCCATCGCGAGCCAGACCGCGGCCAGCGTCCAGGCGGCGTAGGCCCGGCGGATGTTGCGCCGCGCCTCCTTCGCCGTCTTGAACCCCTCGCCGACCTTGTGCGCCAGGTAGGTGGTCGTCGCCGTGAGCCCGAGGACCAGCGGCCACACGTGACCGGAGTTGGCCACCCGCTCGACGACCTGCTGGAACGCGAAGTAGTCGGCGTACATCGCCAGCAGCAGCACGACGTAGAGCACGAGCTGCTTACGCCGGCTGCGCGGCGCCGTGTCGGCCGGGTTGCCGTGCCGGTAGGCGCCGGGTTCCTCGACGGCGTCGGCCCCGGCGGGGATCGGCGTGTCCCAGTCCTCGATGACCCGTAGCGCCGCCTGCTGGTTGTAGCCCAGCTCGCGGACCTCGCCGGACTTGTTCTGCTCCTCCTCGCCGAACTGCGCCTCCAGCTTGTCGAGCTGGACCTCCAGCCCGCTGAGCTCCGCGTCGTCGGCCGTGTGGCGGCGGGCGATCTCGATGTGCAGCTCGATGACGTACGTGTCGATGATCCGGTTGACCGCGTCCAGCACGAAACCGTCGATGCCGTACCGGCCCTCGCGTTCGAGGTGCCGCCGCACCACGCCGCGCAGCTGCTCCTCGCCGTCGATGCGCGGCACGGGCTGCTTGCTCAGCTGCTCCAGCCGGCTGTCGATCCAGCTGAGCTCCGAGCGCCGCCGGGGTTCCTTCTTCCTCACGCCTCACTCCATGTCTGATGACGGGTCGCCGGGTTCGGCGATCTCGGGGATCCAGCTGGGCAGCGGGATGTCGGGCACGCTCAGCAGGGCGTACAGGGTCTTGCCGTCGGGATGGCTGCGCGCGAGCGCGTCGAGGTAGGTCGCCATGCGCCGCTGGCAGAGCTCGACCAGCTTGCGGGCGCGGACGCCGTACGCCGCGAGCGCTTCGTCGCGGCGCCGCACCGCCTCCGTGTGCTCGGCGCGCAGCTGGTCCCAGCGCCGCACCCCGGCGTCGACGGACTCCCGGGCGAGCCTGGCCCGCCGCGCCCGCTCGACCTCGCGGCGGCTGCGCAGCCGCTCGGGCCGCCAGCCCTCCTCCTCCGGGTTGCGCGGCCGGAGCTCGTCCTCGGTCAGCACCGCGGACGCCGTCCCGAGCCGCTCCTCCAGCCGCTGCACGTCGGCGCGCGCCGCCGCGATCCGGTCGCCGATGCGGCCGATCTCGTGGGCGGCCGACCGGCTCGTGCCCTGGAACTGGGGGTGCAGCGCGTCGAGCAGGCTGTGCAGCTCGGCGAGCAGCACGACCTGGTACCCGAGGGCGGGCCGGCCGCCGCTGTCCTTCAGTTCCTGCTGCCGGCGCCGCACCTCAGACAGGGACGGGATCCGCTGCTCGCCGTCCTGCCGGCCGCGGCGTTCGTCCTCGCGCCGGAGTTTCTCCGGATAGGACATGTCTTCCGAGGTCGCCATGCCCTCTTCTGACGGACGTCGGGCGGTGTCCGTCAGCAGAGGACATGAGACACACCAGATCTGCCCGGATCGCGGCATGGGCGCTGTGCGTGCCGCTCGTCCTCGCCGCAGCGGCCGGGTGCGACGTGATCGGGGGGCCGTTCGCGGACGAGCAGGCCCAGTTCCAGTGCCCGCATCCCGCGGGTCCGGGCGTGGCCATCGCCGTCGGCGACCGCGCCAACAGCCCCGCCCCGGCGCTGCCCTCCGACGTACGCCAGCTGATCGCGGAAGCCGTCCGCACCTGCGCGAAGATCACGGTGATCCGGATCGACGGCCGGCCCGACGTGGTGGACGGCCCGCTGGTGTTCAGCTCGGTCGCGAAGACCAAGCAGAACCTCGACATCGAGATCGGCGACTTCCTCACCGCGGTCGGCACGCGGGTGGCCGCCGCGAAGGCCCAGGAGCCCGAGGCCGACGTGCTCGGGGCGCTGAGCCTGGCGGCGGGCGCGGCGGGCGCGGGCGGCACCGTGGTGCTCATCGACTCCGGGGTGCAGACGACCGCGCCGCTGGACCTGCGCGAGGGCGGCCTGGCGGCCAGGAAGCCCGAGGCCATCGCCGCCGCCCTGCGCCGGGCCCGGCTGCTGCCGGACCTCAAGGGCCGCAAGGTGATCCTGGCCGGGCTCGGCTACACCGCGGCGCCGCAGGACCCGCTCGACAACGACAGCAGGTCGTTCATCATCGGCCTGTGGCGTGAGATCGTGCGGACCGCCGGGGCGAAGGACCCGGTGGTGAGCACCGAGCCGAACACCGGCGCCGC
This window encodes:
- a CDS encoding 4Fe-4S single cluster domain-containing protein codes for the protein MSDVLRLTRAHFPVTALGYGTRLGIWLQGCPLACPGCIAKDTWDPDGGTAVGVGELLGDVRRAIAAGADGVTVSGGEPLEQAAPLAAFLLGVRELAAAAGSGFDVLLYTGFEPAELDADRRAAADLADVLITGRYVVTEPTGLIWRGSANQRMLLQTPLAELRYAAYLDHEPDTPPIQVETTSDGRAWWVGVPNRPGTKQEVESALASLGYTVESVSWRRPR
- a CDS encoding OmpA family protein, with the protein product MRHTRSARIAAWALCVPLVLAAAAGCDVIGGPFADEQAQFQCPHPAGPGVAIAVGDRANSPAPALPSDVRQLIAEAVRTCAKITVIRIDGRPDVVDGPLVFSSVAKTKQNLDIEIGDFLTAVGTRVAAAKAQEPEADVLGALSLAAGAAGAGGTVVLIDSGVQTTAPLDLREGGLAARKPEAIAAALRRARLLPDLKGRKVILAGLGYTAAPQDPLDNDSRSFIIGLWREIVRTAGAKDPVVSTEPNTGAAAVSSPPVSVVPFPIGVLHFECGATAVLPDDGEVGFVPDKDVFKNPDAARSVLRRLADFLKQNADAAVEIEGFVAHYDKDSDLSQRRADRVRQELASLGVRNGVTAKGMGWGPYPKPDSPPDPRYDQLNRRVTIKINCR